A window of Garra rufa chromosome 6, GarRuf1.0, whole genome shotgun sequence genomic DNA:
TATATCTAAAGACTCTGACACAGTCTTGAGCTGCAAGGACAAACAGATCATTCACACTTCAgtcagaagaaaaacaaaataagcTTATGGGTGAAACTTCTGGTgcattagctgctatagggaaatagtgagaagaataacaatgtgcagtaaacagtaaaactgtttgcactacaatctagtgtgttcataattaagataatacattaaataatatggtaagacacaccaatttgcaacagcaagcagcaaaacaagctgttttgtacagctaaaaatagctagagGCAGATGAGAACGgtagccagacccataaaatttacaaatagccACATCCACGTTACATGAACAAAAGGTGAATACGGAAAACAGAAAATACATATCATATTACAATAGTGAATaggcaaagatgttaaaaatgaTTTACCTTTTTCATTTGCACTTGCCCATAGGCAAATTTAGGTGTTGATGGAGGCAGTACTCCCTCTGGTATCTTTTTgtactgtataaaaaaaacaaaaaaaaaaaaaacaagatcaaTTTGCATCATTACTGCATTTcttgaaggagtagttcacttttagaacaaaaatttacagataaagtactcaccccttcttcagtcgtaaagaaattacagaaaacacttcaggatttctctccatataatggacttctatggtgcctccaagtttgaacttccaaaattcagtttaaatgcagcttcaaaaggctctaaatgatcccagccgaggaagaagggtcttatctagcgaaatgatcggttattttctaaaaacatttacaatttatatactttttcatctctacacagagtacacacagaactagacaagacaaacattttaggttaaaaagtaaataaattgtaatttttgtagaaaataaccgatcattttgctagataagcccATTCTTTTCATTTataaccctttgaagctgcattttctAAGTTCAAaatcaggggcaccatagaagtccattatatggagagaaatcctgaaattttttcctcaaaaagcattattttcttacgactgaagaaagaaagacatgaacatcttcgatgacaagggggtgagtactttatctgtaaatttttgttctgaaagtgaactactcctttaagcgaAAATCATAGTCATTTTAAGAAAtggctatttttttaaattcttcacCATTTTGATGACTTCTCTAATGGCGAAATACTTCTCTGTGAGGTCTCCAGCTTCTGTAAGCGCGGCGTCATAGTCATAGCTAGTTGGTTGAGGACCATAAGGAGAGTTGGCGCCTGTAATGTTATAAAAACATGAATCGAGACACATTCTAACTTATTTTTTAGTTGTTGAGCTTACAAATCTGCAAAACCTACCATTCCAATAGCCAAAGTTAGTTCCACCAATGAACATATATCttcaaaacaatgaaaaataaataagtaaattaattacaaaaaaatggatATCTCAGTTTAGTTGTTATTATGGGCGACCAACTCACAAGTTAACATTGGCTCCCACTTCCAGAATTTCATTGAGGCTCTTGACCACAGCAGCTGTGGGAACGACAGAGTGTTTCTCGCCCCAGTGATCCAACCAGCCTGTGTAGAACTCAGAGTTCACCTGCAAAAAAATCTGTGGTTATTTCTATTTTCCAGAGCACATTTCTGTCTATAAGAAATGTTTATGCACAAGAAACATCACATTTTATCACTTTGGATAAAGCACTtgcttaaagaattagttcacttcaagaaaagaaaatttacagataatttactcaccccttgtaatccaagatgtttatgtctttctttcttcagttgtaaagaaattatgtttgatgaggaaaacatttcaggaattctctccatatagtggacttctatggtaccactgagtttgaacttccaaaatgcagtttaaatgcagcttcaaggggctttacatgatcccagccaaggaaaaagaatctaatctagtgaaacgattggttattttctaaaaaaataaataaataaattacaatttatataccttttaacctccaatgcttgtcttgtctagctctgcgattcGCATGTATAGTCTGGTTCTATACAGTtagtgtatgtaaaaaaaaaaaaactctcatttCCCATACAttgaagtactgacccagtgtttacaaactgaacatgcaaaaaaggtcaaacaaaaaaaaaaaaaaggtaagagatgggagtttttcggcataccctaactgtattgaaccagagtgcacagagcaCGCATGTGAATCgcagagctggacaagatgagcatttgaggttaaaaagtgtacaaatttcactagataagacccttcttccttggctgggatcatttagagccctttgaagctgcatttaaactagaTTTTGGATTTGCATTTGggaactcgtgggcaccatagaagtccactatatggagaaacatcctgaaatgttttcctcaaaaaacataatgtctttatgactgaacaaagaaagacatgaacatcttggaagacaaggaggtgagtacattatctgtacatttatgttctggaagtgaactactcctttaataaataGATGTAAATATAAGCCGCTTTGAATTGGAAGGTTTACGGTTCTTACCAAAGGCCCATGTGCCTCTGCATGTCTCTGTGCCTCAAAAGCAGCAGTCACATTTGAACCTGAACAGaaatacaacaataaaacatGTATTGAATTTTGAAGGTGTAATACAGTATATATAAGTGATATATAGGATATGCAAACCTGGTCCGAAGTCAACGGTGGCATAGATGTCCTGGAGGGATCCACACTTGAGATAACCCACACCTGCTCCATCTGTGGTGAACAGGACCACCTCTTCACCCAGATAAGAGCGGAACAGCTGGCTGAGATGGCGCATGTAATTATAATCACAGGCAAAGTAACTGCCGTATTCATTTTCTACCTGcatatgaggaaaaaaaagtcacttccagaataatttactcacccctatttcatccaagatgtttatgtctttctttcttcagttgcaaagaaattaaggtttttgaggaaaacgttccaggatttttgtccatattgtggacttcagtggtgctcaacggttgaagatccaaactgcaggttcaatggagcttcaaagggctctacacgatcccagtcattcattcattttcttaaaaaaatttaaaataaaaaaaaattatatactttttaaccacaaatgcttatcttacACTAACTTTGCAATGCGCATcttcacgttggaaaagtcatgcaCGGTTATTTCTTATGTGTACTCCAGGttaaaaaggtagggtaaggcgaaaaactccatcttattttctcctccaacttcaaaatcgtccatcATTGTTGTTTTAAGACCCTCATTCCTTGGTTGGGATcgattagagccctttgaagctgcattgaaactgcaatttggaagttcaaaccgtTTGATACCAcagaagtccgctatatggagaaaaatcctggaatgttttcctccaaaaactttatttctttgcagctgaagaaagaaagacttggatgacatagaggtgagtaaattatcaggaggaAATTTCCTGATCCTTTAATAGAGTCAAAATATTAATCACATGCACATCCATTGAAATCCTTAGCAGATAATATGAATATTATATAAATTCAGACAAGAAATAGATGGTTTTGAATATACCAGTCCAACAGGAAATATCACTTTTCAGTAACATAGGATATGCACTATGCAAGCTGTAAAAAGATATATTcaaatgtgtaaataaatatgTGACACGCACACTCTTGTGCATATAAATATATGCTACTTTAACCAGTGTGATTGTTATATAACTGTCTTACTGACTTGCACAGTAACGATGGGTCCTCCATTCTGGTACAGGTAACGGTTTATGATGGGCAACAATGTCCCCATCCACTTATCCACTGCTGCAATGTAATCTAGAACAATATAAAGAGCTCCAATTTAAATACTGTAGCCTATAAGATACACACTTCACTCATTTATCTGCATATTTTCCCATCTGAGGTTAATCAACAACTGTATTACCTGGATCAGATGACCGCAGGACAATATCTTTCTTTTTCAACAGCCAGGAAGGCAAACCCCcctaaaataaacatttagtgTCAATTCAGGTCAGAAAAAAGTCACACAGTCCTTTTCAATGCATTCTTTTCACTATGCACAACTGCTTACTTGTTGCAATATTGGAATACTGTTTAAACTTTGAAATAACATTTGAAACATTACACGAGTCTTCTAATAATTCTAAAAgaatttattcagttttttaagCATTCTATGGAATAATAGTTTAAATATAACTAATAAAAACAGAATGCTCGACTTTATAGGACGCACATGTAAAAAATGCCTCTCAGTCTTTTCTCACCATATCCCACTCTGCACAGATGTAGGGGCCTGGTCTCATGATGACCAGCAGGCCAATTTCTTGGCACAGCTGTAGGAAGTGCTCTAGATCACGATCCCCGCTGAAGTCGTACTGACCAGGCACCGGCTCGTGGAAGTTCCATGGCACATACCTAAGGGGGAATTTGGCCATTTGGTAAATCGGAGTTGGAATCAGCTTACTTGATAAAAAGGTAcacaaaaaattatactcagGGTTCTGGCCATATAATTTCTACATTACTACAttacaaaataattttataattaattgttaatttcctaccataaatatatcaaaacttaatttttaattagtaatatgcatagctaagaacctcatttagacaactttaaaggtaattttctcaatatttagattttttttggaccctaagattctagattttcaaatagctgtatcttggtcaaatattgtcctatcctaacaaaccatacttcaacggaaagcttatttcttCGGCTTTCAGACTTAAATGACTGGttttcagtgttgggggtaaagcattacaagtaacgcaagttacgtaataatattactttttccaataagtaacgccagttactttcccccccatttattgattaaaagctctcctgtccccatgttgagagaaattgtgagtaaaatgttactttagttctagaataaatgtgaaccttaattcatctcactcactaaaaaaacaaatacagtattcctcaaaatgaataaaaactgtgaaattcaatgcaaacctgcaatacttaataataatttttttattattgccgAAGAGTTTACATTTTTCTTCTGCGGCCTACTGTACAGAAatgaattaactttttttaagcctgaggcttttggtgtaaaaaggcttttacatttgccaaaaatagaatttgtttatattaaaagcaaacaagcaagccctgtccagatttaaaaagtaaagcaaaagtaatgtaatgcattactttccataaaaagtaactaagtaatgtaagtatttactttttaagaaagaaacttaatattgtaatgcattacttttaaatgtaactttccccaacactgctggttttgtgatattttatagctcagagaaaaaaaaaaaaagtatatcacTAGAAAAATTctgtgattttaattttattaataaccATAACTTTGCCAGACTTGGAAATCACAATTCTCTCAGATTTTCCATCACTGTGCGAACCCTTAATATTGCATATGACTAACACTGAATCATAGTCAGTTCCTCTTACGTCTGGATGGCGTTCAAACCAGCCATGTACATCTTGAGTAGCCTGTCCTTCCAGTAGACTCTGGGAATCCTGCTGTAGTGGATACTGCCGGAGATGTAGCGAAAGGGCTCTCCATCTTTAAGGAAGCAGTTTTGATGGTAATCGATGGAGAAACTGGGCGTTGCggcatactaaaaaaaaaaaagaaaagatacaGTATGCTTTAAAAACATTAGTTTTTCAAGAGCTAAAATAACAGATCACCCAATTATAAAATgatcaattacagtattttagagTGTAATTATGtgatttactcagcctcatgttccAAACTGGTTTTCTTTCTTCCATTGAACACAACCAAAGATATTCTGTAGATCATTTTTTTTCTATATAAAGTTGATTTGAGGGGCATTTGAGGTCCAAATGACAAATACTGTACATGATCTCAAGGGGTCATAAGTCTAAGATGGTTCTCATACGTCTTGTAGTTTATCATAATTGACCTAAAAATGAAACAAGTTCATGACTAGacgttttttttaatattcatttaatggAAAAGGGCAGCTTTTTCGAAATCCTGCAAAATATTTAAGTTTATACGTAAAGAAAATCATACTGATACGGAACATAAGGATATAATGAGGACAAAAGAaggaataaatgatgacaaacaAGTCTATTATTCTAGCACATTTATTTATCGTCATATAAAGAGTTTATGTTTGATGACTGACATCCTCACATGACATATCACAAGACACAGTGACAGTCTGGACAAACTTGTCAGCTTCAAAGATCCGCGTTTTTGACAGCAAAGCTGCGACCGAATCTCTCAAAGCAGGAATAATCAGCTATAAACAGTGTCTGAATTGCAAAACACTAAAACTACGAAACTTTTCGCAAACGGTAACTTACATATGAAATCACTATTTCATAATAATTACAAGTTGCCTAATAGAGGAAACATCTGCACACTAGCCAATGCATCTATCTATTAGTAACCTGAAATGTACGTTTGGTTCAAAGGATACTATTTAAACAAACAGACCAAGTTAATACTTACCGTGACCAATGGTAGGGTCAGGAGGAGAACCGATATCTGTCCGAAACCAGGCGCCATGGTGTTTGACCAGCGGT
This region includes:
- the glb1 gene encoding beta-galactosidase codes for the protein MAPGFGQISVLLLTLPLVTYAATPSFSIDYHQNCFLKDGEPFRYISGSIHYSRIPRVYWKDRLLKMYMAGLNAIQTYVPWNFHEPVPGQYDFSGDRDLEHFLQLCQEIGLLVIMRPGPYICAEWDMGGLPSWLLKKKDIVLRSSDPDYIAAVDKWMGTLLPIINRYLYQNGGPIVTVQVENEYGSYFACDYNYMRHLSQLFRSYLGEEVVLFTTDGAGVGYLKCGSLQDIYATVDFGPGSNVTAAFEAQRHAEAHGPLVNSEFYTGWLDHWGEKHSVVPTAAVVKSLNEILEVGANVNLYMFIGGTNFGYWNGANSPYGPQPTSYDYDAALTEAGDLTEKYFAIREVIKMYKKIPEGVLPPSTPKFAYGQVQMKKLKTVSESLDILSLSGPVKSLYPPTFTEMNQAFGFVLYQTVLPVNCLKPTPLSSPLNGVHDRAYISIDGIAAGILERNKALTINITGKAGSRVDVLVENMGRINYGREINDFKGLVFNLTLGADVLGNWTVYSLSIDEAVQKGLLSASSGFVSTSSRFTTSPPPALSPPTFYAGSFIIPDGIPDLPQDTYIQFPNWRKGQVWINGFNLGRYWPSRGPQLTLFVPAHLLSTSVQNNITVLELEASPCSSGSCVVEFTNTPIINGTVKSTSHYKRSSADFWSRTILD